A single Macaca mulatta isolate MMU2019108-1 chromosome 11, T2T-MMU8v2.0, whole genome shotgun sequence DNA region contains:
- the GARIN6 gene encoding Golgi-associated RAB2 interactor protein 6 (The RefSeq protein has 1 substitution compared to this genomic sequence), whose protein sequence is MEEQCMLPYYTAQSSPAMGMFNTSMGKLQRQLYKGEYTIFRYAPMFESDFIQISKRGEVMDVHNRARMVTVGIVRTSPCLTLPDVMLLARPAAVCDNARCGPATQKTDSPPAEILELTRLLPLMFVKITIHNSIKKQLHLKLATGRSFYLQLCPPSDASEDLFVHWENLVYILRPPVEAYSGTKAILAGSTSDSSVFEEVQRSPVGYAMKFCEEKEQFRISRLHMNAEMFGSTYYDYTIEI, encoded by the exons ATGGAGGAGCAGTGTATATTACCGTATTACACTGCCCAAAGCAGCCCCGCAATGGGCATGTTTAATACCTCCATGGGGAAGCTTCAGCGGCAACTGTACAAAGGCGAGTATACTATATTCAGGTATGCACCCATGTTTGAGAGCGACTTTATCCAGATCAGCAAAAGAGGAGAAGTGATGGATGTGCACAACCGTGCCCGAATGGTAACAGTGGGCATTGTTCGCACCAGCCCCTGCCTCACACTACCTGATGTCATGCTGCTGGCCCGACCAGCTGCTGTCTGTGACAACGCCAGGTGTGGTCCTGCCACCCAGAAAACAGATAGTCCGCCTGCAGAGATCTTAGAACTAACCAGACTGCTTCCCTTGATGTTTGTGAAAATAACCATCCACAACAGCATAAAAAAACAGCTCCACCTGAAGCTTGCCACTGGCCGCTCTTTTTATCTTCAGCTGTGTCCCCCCTCAGATGCAAGTGAAGACCTTTTTGTTCACTGGGAAAACCTTGTTTACATCCTGAGACCACCAGTGGAGGCTTACAGTGGTACCAAAGCTATCCTAGCTGGGAGCACATCAGACTCATCTGTGTTTGAGGAAGTGCAGAGAAGCCCAGTG GGATATGCCATGAAGTTCTGTGAAGAGAAGGAGCAATTCAGAATCAGCAGACTTCACATGAATGCTGAAATGTTTGGGTCCACCTATTATGATTATACAATAGAGATATGA